A single Montipora foliosa isolate CH-2021 chromosome 7, ASM3666993v2, whole genome shotgun sequence DNA region contains:
- the LOC138010019 gene encoding adhesion G protein-coupled receptor L2-like — protein sequence MGLSSDCGRNLCWFGKRWYGNEKFCWMSTDGTLIWTFTIPIIIVVALNALIFIMALGISLRKQSKKRRRRHHHHHDIEHSNLNAALLGTAGLLPLIGVSFAFGLLLVNQELDKFHYIFAGIFLLSQGLFIFVFYLVLDKRVRKEFKNVYMRWKTGDKTYGLNKPTQNFTRSYHPGEMAPLRTPYDFDDEGNATSTSTTEPSSSGFRSSMTSRYTTEDGASTFGDDTSVPEGDLPKAKYPDNPELERARKIWDSRKSQRPARLNQNRHQKMKKGGRPRIASRLNLRIQKTIKSRAKMGGRKGKTPKKRRKAPFYASDGPMHSTPMALIGVV from the exons ATGGG gtTGTCCAGCGATTGTGGTAGGAATCTCTGCTGGTTTGGCAAGCGATGGTATGGCAACGAGAaatt CTGTTGGATGTCAACTGACGGGACCTTAATCTGGACGTTCACAATTCCCATCATCATCGTTGTTGCA CTCAATGCGCTTATCTTCATCATGGCTCTTGGCATTTCACTCCGCAAACAGTCCAAAAAGAGACGAAGACGACATCACCATCACCATGACATCGAACATTCCAACCTCAA CGCTGCTTTACTTGGCACAGCTGGTCTCCTCCCGTTGATCGGAGTATCTTTTGCTTTTGGGCTCCTTTTGGTAAATCAAGAATTGGACAAGTTCCATTACATATTCGCTGGGATTTTCCTTCTCTCGCAG GGCCTTTTCATATTCGTATTTTACCTCGTTTTGGATAAGAGA GTCAGGAAAGAATTTAAAAACGTGTACATGCGATGGAAGACTGGGGACAAGACGTACGGGCTGAACAAACCGACGCAAAATTTT ACCCGCTCTTATCATCCTGGAGAAATGGCACCGTTGCGCACGCCGTACGATTTCGACGACGAAGGAAACGCTACCAGCACGTCGACCACGGAGCCGTCGAGTAGCGGTTTCCGTAGCAGTATGACAAGTCGATACACGACAGAGGACGGTGCAAGCACGTTTGGAGATGACACAAGTGTGCCAG aggGTGACTTACCAAAAGCGAAATATCCAGATAATCCAGAATTAG AACGAGCAAGAAAAATATGGGACAGCCGGAAAAGTCAG AGGCCAGCACGACTCAACCAGAATCGTCATCAGAAGATGAAGAAGGGCGGCCGTCCTCGCATTGCATCCCGTCTGAATCTTCGGATTCAGAAGACGATCAAG tccCGAGCGAAAATGGGTGGCCGAAAGGGAAAAACACCCAAGAAACGAAGAAAAG CTCCGTTCTATGCATCTGATGGTCCTATGCACAGCACTCCTATGG CCCTGATTGGAGTTGTCTGA